A stretch of Lactuca sativa cultivar Salinas chromosome 6, Lsat_Salinas_v11, whole genome shotgun sequence DNA encodes these proteins:
- the LOC111897767 gene encoding receptor-like protein EIX2, with protein sequence MNHCVYLIFLLLLFFIVAKTGSQLVVVGEGGGDDTYNDVNMKIKCLDKERLVLLLFKAPLQDPYGHLSTWIADKHDCCEWKGVMCDEQTGHVTELDMSFYSLGEFGNLTNLQVLRLGNVERCRVEKVEWLSHLSHLEELDMDGISLAKADHWVDVISSLQKLSVLSLEGCELSQVMNPYSSFLNSSSSSIVKLYLNDNNLNSSMYRWLFPLTSNSIEILDLTSNMLDGIPKYLGNLCNLKTFYFDNNSAVVKFPDFLHNLSGCTSLSIQRFYATRSQFTGPFSDEIQNFSSLIWLYLSDNHLNGSISEKLWELPSLETVIVSFNNVTAPSSSHLSSLSSIQSIDLRSSNIGPLFPKWIQTLKNLTRLDLSNSGISDTIPLEFWDMWPSRLGYLNLSSNNISTKVPDLLSNFANTSVIDLSFNNFYGSIPNVPSILSTLDLSRNKFSGGISFICQIVGGPLSFLDLSHNSLTGQLPDCLWHFEHLEVLNLGHNNLFGRLPPSIGSLVELKMLYLYKNNFSGELPLSLKNCTSLISLNLGANKFSGNVPVWIGENLSGLYFLILRSNNFFGTIPLQSCQLANLQILDLSMNNLQGTIPSCLSNLTSMVQQVFSEDVTYTRILGTEAVVADTYIVHAMIEWQGDEREFSTTLKLVKSIDLSSNNLTGQIPYQITNLHDLVSLSLSNNNLFGEIPQKIDKMEKLLTLDLSRNNFSGGIPPDMSQMSLLNYLDLSYNNLSGRIPTSTQLQSFPPSRYSGNAHLCGPPLTKKCPGDEESEVPPLIGKGEGDGEDTDDEVERWFYIGGGMGFATGFWIACGSLLLNRRWRHAFFHFFDSFKDWVYVKVVVLVSSLRRGGQM encoded by the exons ATGAATCATTGTGTTTACTTAATTTTCTTACTTCTATTGTTCTTCATTGTGGCTAAAACTGGCAGCCAATTGGTGGTAGTGGGAGAAGGAGGAGGAGATGATACTTATAATGATGTTAACATGAAAATAAAGTGTTTGGATAAGGAGAGACTGGTTCTACTTCTTTTCAAAGCTCCCCTTCAAGACCCATATGGCCATCTCTCTACATGGATAGCTGATAAACATGATTGCTGTGAATGGAAAGGAGTCATGTGCGATGAACAAACAGGTCATGTCACAGAGCTTGATATGAGCTTTTATAGTCTTGGAG AGTTTGGAAACCTCACCAACTTGCAAGTTCTTCGACTTGGAAATGTTGAAAGGTGTAGAGTTGAAAAGGTAGAGTGGTTGTCTCATCTCTCTCATTTGGAGGAACTTGATATGGATGGGATTTCACTAGCAAAAGCAGATCATTGGGTAGATGTAATTTCGAGTCTCCAAAAACTATCAGTTTTAAGTTTAGAGGGATGTGAGCTGTCACAGGTCATGAATCCATATTCTTCATTTCtcaattcttcttcatcatctatTGTTAAGCTTTATCTCAATGACAACAATCTCAACTCGTCCATGTATCGTTGGTTGTTCCCATTAACCAGCAATAGCATTGAAATCCTTGATCTTACCAGCAACATGTTAGATGGGATACCCAAATATCTTGGTAACCTCTGTAATCTGAAAACTTTTTACTTCGATAACAACTCTGCGGTTGTCAAATTTCCTGATTTTCTCCACAACTTGTCTGGATGCACATCGCTTTCAATACAAAGATTTTATGCTACAAGAAGCCAATTTACAGGTCCATTTTCCGATGAGATCCAAAACTTTTCATCCCTAATATGGTTGTACCTATCTGATAATCATTTAAATGGAAGTATAAGTGAGAAACTGTGGGAACTACCCAGCCTTGAAACTGTTATTGTTTCCTTTAATAATGTTACAGCTCCTTCCTCATCTCACCTGTCAAGCCTTTCTTCTATACAGTCTATTGATCTGCGTTCTTCCAATATAGGGCCTCTCTTCCCCAAATGGATTCAGACACTCAAAAATCTCACCCGTCTTGATCTTTCCAATTCTGGAATTTCAGACACAATTCCTCTGGAGTTTTGGGACATGTGGCCTTCTCGTTTAGGTTATCTGAATCTTTCTTCCAACAACATTAGCACAAAAGTACCAGATTTATTATCAAATTTTGCCAACACTTCAGTGATAGATTTGAGTTTCAACAACTTTTATGGTTCAATTCCAAATGTTCCTTCCATTTTGTCAACATTAGATCTGTCCAGAAACAAATTCTCTGGAGGAATCTCCTTCATATGCCAAATTGTTGGTGGGCCATTATCTTTTCTCGATCTCTCTCATAACTCCTTAACCGGACAACTCCCGGACTGTTTGTGGCATTTCGAACATCTAGAAGTTCTTAATCTCGGACACAACAATCTATTTGGAAGGCTTCCTCCCTCTATTGGATCCTTGGTAGAACTCAAGATGTTGTATTTATACAAGAACAACTTCTCTGGAGAATTGCCTTTGTCTTTAAAGAATTGCACAAGTTTGATCTCATTGAATTTGGGGGCCAACAAGTTTTCTGGTAATGTGCCAGTTTGGATAGGGGAAAACTTATCAGGGTTGTATTTTCTAATCCTAAGATCAAACAACTTTTTTGGAACCATTCCCTTACAGTCATGTCAATTAGCAAATCTTCAAATTCTAGACCTGTCAATGAACAATCTCCAAGGAACCATCCCCTCATGTTTGAGTAATCTTACAAGTATGGTTCAACAAGTATTCTCAGAAGACGTAACGTATACTAGAATTCTAGGAACAGAGGCTGTTGTAGCTGACACATATATTGTCCATGCGATGATTGAGTGGCAAGGAGATGAACGTGAATTTTCTACCACTCTGAAATTGGTGAAGAGCATTGACCTgtcaagcaacaatttaacagGACAAATCCCATATCAAATTACCAATCTTCATGACTTGGTGTCCCTGTCCTTGTCAAATAACAATCTATTTGGAGAGATTCCGCAGAAGattgataagatggaaaagctttTGACTTTGGATTTATCCAGAAACAATTTTTCAGGAGGGATACCACCAGACATGTCTCAGATGAGTTTACTGAATTACCTAGACTTGTCATATAATAACTTGTCAGGAAGAATCCCAACTAGCACACAACTCCAGTCCTTTCCACCTTCAAGATACAGTGGAAACGCACATCTATGTGGACCTCCCCTTACCAAAAAATGTCCTGGAGATGAAGAATCAGAAGTACCACCTCTGATTGGTAAAGGTGAGGGTGATGGGGAAGACACAGATGATGAAGTTGAGAGATGGTTTTATATTGGTGGGGGCATGGGTTTTGCTACTGGATTTTGGATAGCATGTGGCAGTTTACTTCTCAACCGCCGATGGAGACATGCATTTTTTCACTTTTTTGATAGCTTCAAAGATTGGGTTTATGTGAAGGTGGTTGTTCTCGTTTCAAGTTTGCGAAGGGGTGGACAGATGTAG